The window GGCCCGCCCGCCCGACACGTTCGCGGGGTCCAGCACGAAGCGCCGGTCACTGAGGATGGTCCGCACGTCCTCGTCGTCGACGAAGAGGACGGCCTTCTGGGTGTCCACGAACAGGGCCGGCGCCGAGCCGCCCGCGGCCCGGACCCGGTCGATCACGGAGTGGGGGTCGGCGGTGAACTCGGGGGAGCGCAGGTCGATCAGTTCGTCGGACGGGGTCGCGGCTGTCATGGGCCCTCCTCTGGGGCTCAGGTGGAGCGTGTCGTCTGTTTCTGCCGGGTGATCTCCTCGTGCAGGCGCTCGTCCAGCGCGGAGAAGAGCGCCAGGGCCCTGTCCCGGGCCCGGCGGGTGTCCTCCGGGGAGGCGTCCTGTTCCAGGAGCAGTCGGATGCTCCGGGCCATGAGCTCGGCGCGCGTGCCGTGGTCGGGCACGTGCATGCCCTGGCTCTCCAGCACCGGGGGTGTGACCAGGTGGCCCATGACCAGGGAGTTGTAGGCGTACAGCTGCTCGTCGGGGGCGCGGTCGGCGTTCAGCAGGCCGTGTTCGCGCAGGATGTCCCAATAGGTCCGCAGCGCCCTCTGCCGCTCCCGGACGGTGTCGCCGACCAGGGAGGCCGCGTTCCGGGAGAGGTTGCCCAGGGACTCCGTGCCGTTGGAGAACAGCGCGCGGATGGTCGGCGAGTCCAGGTGGAACAGGTAGAGGGCGCGGGCGACCTCGCTGGGTCGGACGTTCTCGGGTGAGGCGTGCATGGAGTCCAGGATCCGGCGCAGCACGCCGAGCTGCGCCCGCATGACCACCGTGAGGAGAAGCGCCTCCTTGGTGGAGAAGTGCAGGTAGACGGTCCCCTTGCCGATCTTGGCCCGCCGGGCGACGTCCTCGATGGTGATCTTGCGGTGCCCCCAGGCGACCATCAGCTCCTCCGCCGCGTCCAGGATGCGGTCGGCGCGCAGTTCGCGCTCGCTGGCGGTCGGGGATGTGGATGGGGCCACGGTGTACTCCTGCGAGTCGAGGGCGTGCGAGGTGTCGCTGACCACGCGTGTTGACGCCGATGACCATATCTCCACCTCCCTTCCCCTGACTGTGTGACCAATTTTGAAATCTGGTCACACAGTCAAAGTAGATCACCGGGCGGGCCGGGGCAAGGGTTTTCGGGAGGGAAAGCGGGAGCGGGCCGTGGCAGACGGACGGCCGGGCCCTTCGCGGGCCCGGCCGTCACGTGTGGGCGGGTGTGCGGCGGAGGCGGATCCGCCGCGGGGTCAGCGCGCGGAGCGGGGCACCCAGGTCGACACGTCCACCAGCGCCTCGCCCGGCTCCTCCGAGGTTCCCGACAGCGCCCGCTCCACCTGGGCCAGAGCGCGTTCCACCAGGTCGGGGGAGTCGTAGGGGAGCCAGCGCACCCGCGGGTCGCGCCGGAACCACGACTCCTGGCGGCGGGCGAACCGGCGGGTGGCCTGGGCGGTGTCGGCCTTGGCCTCCTCCTCGGACAGGGCGCCGTCCAGCTGGGCGAGCGCCTGCGCGTAACCGAGTGCGCGCGAGGCGGTCCGGCCCTCGCGCAGCCCGAGCTTGTCCAGCTCGCGGACCTCCTCCAGCAGGCCCTGCTCCCACATGCGGTCCACACGGGTGCCGATGCGCTCGTCCAGCTCGGTGCGCGGAGCGGTCAGGCCGATCTGCGTGCACGGGTAGAAGGAGGTGTGGTCGGGCAGGTTCGCGGTGAACGGCTCCCCGGTCAGCTCGATGACCTCCAGGGCGCGCACGATCCGCCGCCCGTTGCCCGGCAGGATGGCACGGGCCGCCGCGGGGTCGGCCTCGGCCAGACGGGCGTGCAGGACGCCCGGGCCGACGTCGCCGAGCTCCGCCTCCAGGCGCGAGCGGACCGCGGGGTCGGTGCCGGGGAAGTTCAGGTGGTCCAGGACCGAGCGCACGTACAGACCCGAACCGCCGACCAGGACGGGAAGGACGTCGCGGTCGGCGCACTGCTCGACGCGGTCGCGGGCCATGTCCTGGTAGCTGGCCACGTCCGCGGGCTCGCTGACCTCCCACACGTCGAGCAGGTGGTGGGGCACCCCGCGTCTCTCGGCGTCGGTGAGCTTGGCGGTGCCGATGTCCATGCCGCGGTAGAGCTGCATGGAGTCGGCGTTGATCACCTCGCCCCGGCGTCCCGTGCGCTCCTCCAGCCGCAGGGCCACCTCGACGGCCAGGTCCGACTTGCCCACAGCGGTCGGGCCGACGACCGCGATCACCTTGATCATCCCTCCAGCGTAGTCAGCCCCGGGCCCGGCCCGACCGCGGAGCGGGACCGGGGAGGTGGTCGTGCGCGCCTAGGATGGTCGGCATGCGATTCGCCAAGGGCCACGGAACAGAGAACGACTTCGTGATCCTCCCCGACCCCGACGGGGAGCTCGACCTCACGGAGGAGGCCGTCCGCCTGCTGTGCGACCGCCGGGCCGGGATCGGCGCGGACGGCGTCCTGCGGGTGGTGCGCACGCGCGCCCTCGGCGAGGCCCTCGCCCCGGCCGCCCGCACGGCCGAGCGCTCCGAGTGGTTCATGGACTACCGCAACGCCGACGGGAGCGTCGCCGAGATGTGCGGCAACGGTGTGCGGGTCTTCGCCCGCTACCTGCTGCACGCCGGGCTCGTCGAGGGCGACCGCTTCGAGGTGGGCACCCGTGACGGAGCCAAGGAGGTCCAGGTGGAGGCCGACGGCGGCATCACCATAGACATGGGCCGGGTGGAGATGCAGGGGACCTCCTCCGCCAAGCTCGCCCGGCAGGTGGTGCACGGTGAGCAGATCTCCGTGGGCAACCCGCACCTGGCCTGCGAGGTGACCGTGCCGGTCGCCGAGGTGGACCTGGGCGAGCTGCCGGTGCTGGACGTGGAGGCCTTCCCCGCCGGGGCGAACGTGGAGGTGTACCGCGAGGTGGCTCCGGGTGTGCTGGAGATGCGCGTGTACGAGCGCGGTTCCGGGGAGACCCGCTCCTGCGGGACCGGGATCGTCGCCGCCGCTGCCGCAGCCACGCCCCGCGGGGAGGGCGCGACCTGGAGGGTGCGGGTCCCGGGGGGCGAGTGCACCGTCTTCCTGGACGCGGACGGCGCGAGGCTGAGCGGCCCGGCCGTCATCGTGGCCGAGGGCGAGACGAACCTGATCTGACCCCGCGCCGGCCCGCGCGTCGGCGCGGGGCGGGCCGGCGCCCTGCCGGGGTTCGCGCGACGCCCCCGGCCACGCGCACCGGGCCGCCCGGACCGGCTTCCCCGCCCCGGGGGGCGGAGCGCCGGTCCGGGCTCCCGGCGGGGGTCTGCCGGGCGTCCCGCCTCAGCTTCCGGGGCGCGCGCCGACCTCCTCCACCCAGCCGGACCAGACGAAGGACCGGTAGGACGTGGTCACCGGTAGTTCCAGTCCGTGCTGGGCCAGGGAGCCCTCACCGCCCTCCTCCTCCAGCACGGTGGCGTCACGGTAGAGCAGGTCCCCGGTGTCGGGGGCGAAGAGGTAGCGGTAGCGCGTCACCTGGTCGGGCTCCGCGACCCGCACCTGGAAGAGTTCTCCCTCACGGGCCAGGGGGTCGCGCGTGCCCCCCGCGTACTCGACGCCGGGAAGCCCGGCCAGGACCCCCATGAGGGCCGCCTCCTCGGCCCCGTCCAGGGGGCGGTGGTCGTAGAGGTTGTTCAGGGCGTTGACGAGGGCGGCGTCGGTCGCGGGGGCCTCCCCGCTCCAGGCGACGAGGACGTCGGCCATGGCCCCGGCCCCGGTGGGCAGCTCCTCGGGGAACAGCAGGACCGGATCCAGCCTCTCCTCCACGTCCTCGGCCTGCCGGTCGAGAAACTCCCGGTGCTCCTCCGCGTCGCCGGCGGTGTCCTCGGCCGCGCCCGGGGTGCTGACCGCGCGGGTGTCGCCCTCGGGGTCCTGCCAGTGCTGCCACTGGTAGGGGATGAACCCCGCGCTGTGCAGGTCCTCGTCGCTGGGCTCCTCACCGGTGTAGCTGGTGACGGCGAGCAGTTCCACACCGGAGGAGGAGACGTAGGCGACGTCGCCCTCGCCCGGGGCGTCACCGCCGTTGCGGGCGGTCTCGGCCAGGGCGAGCAGCCGCTGCTCACCGGGCTCGGGGGCGGAGCCGACCACCTCCAGGGGGGTGGGCGGCGCGGCGTAGGCTGCGGGGACGCCGACGGGGTCCCCGGAACCGGTGCCGAGGACGAGCACGGCGGCGGTGGCGGCGGCCGTGAGGGCGGCGGCGCCGGCCAGGGCCGGGGGGCGGAGCCACAGGGGGCGGCGGGCGGGGGTGTCGTTCATCAGGGTGATGGCCTTCGTCCGTGCGCGCTGGCGGTCGGCGTGGCCGACCGTCTCCCCGGCGCGCGGGTCGGTGTCGTTCAGGAGCGCGCGAAGCGCGGTGACGTCGTCCACGAGGCGTCCTTCCTGTCCTCGGCGGGGTGTGCGGTGTCGTCCATGAGCGCCTGGAGGCGCTTGCGGGCACGGTGCAGCCGTCCGCGCGCGGTCACGGGTGAGCAGCCCACCACGCGCGCGGCCTCGCGGCTGCTCAGGCCCTCCCAGGTCACGAGCATCACGAGCTCGCGGTCGGTGCCGGAGAGCCGGGCCAGGGCGCTCAGGGCCGTCTGGCGGCGGACGACGCGCTCGGCGTCGTCCTGGGAACCGCCCCAGGCCTCCTCCGGGGGAGGGGGGACCTCACCGCGCTTCCTGACCTCGCGCAGCTTGGCGAGGGTGATACGGCGGGCGCAGGCGTACAGCCAGGGCAGTTCCCGGCCCTCGGGCACCCCCGTCCGCCGTCGCCAGGCGACCGCGAAGGACTCCGAGGCCACGTCGTCGGCCAGATCGGGGCCGACCCTGCGGCGGGCGTAGTCGTACACCGCGTCGTAGTACCGCTCGAACAGCGCGTTGAACGCCGTGTGGTCGGGTGGGTCGCTGTTGTTGTCGCGCACCATCGGCAGCTCCTCTCTCCCCCTTGTGTCGCCGGAGCGGCCGTTGTTCGGGGGGAGGACGGGAAAACCGCCGGAACGTATGTGGTGTGCGTCACCAGGGCGGGGGCGGGTCGGCTCAGCGGCGTCCCAGCAACCGCGCCACGGTCAGCCCCCGCAGGGAGGCGTCCAGCACCCGCGCGGTGTGGGTCACCGCCACCGGAGAACCCGCGCGGTCCATGGCGGAGGCTATCTGGAGAGAGCACCCCGGGTTCCCCGACACCAGGACGTCGGCGCCGGTGGAGGCCACGTCCCGCCCCTTGCGGTCGCCGAGCTCGCGGGCGGCCCCGGGCTTGAGCAGGTTGTACACCCCCGCCGAGCCGCAGCAGATCTCGCCGTTGGGCAGGTCGGACACGCGCAGCTCCGGAATCCCCGCGAGCAGGGCCCGGGGCGGCCGGGTGACGCCCTGGCCGTGGGAGAGGTGGCACGCGTCGTGGTAGGCCACGTGCAGGGGGAGGGGATGGCGCTCGGCCCGCGGCCCCAGCTCCACCAGGAACTCGGTGAGGTCCGCGACCCGCTCGGCCTGGGCCCGCCCCCGGCGCACCCAGGCCGGGTCCGCGCCCGCCTCGGTCAGGGTGCGGTCGAAGTGCTTCATGCTGGACCCGCACCCGGCCGAGTTGACCACGATCCGGTCCACCCGCTCGCGTTCGAACACCTCGATCAGGCTCCGGGCGAGGTCGGCCGACTCCTCCATCCGCCCGGCGTGCCCGGACAGGGCCCCGCAGCAGCCCTGGGCGCGGGGGATCACCACGTCGCAGCCCTCCAGAGCCAGCACCCGCGCGGTCGCGGTGTTGACCTCGGGGAAGAACGCCCCCTGCGCGCAGCCCACCAGCATGCCCACCCGGGCCCGCGCCCGCCCCACCGCGGGCACCAGCTCCGGCAGCGCGGGAGGGGGAGACGACAGCGGCGGCGAGATGCGCTCCATGGTGGCCAGGGCGGGGGAGACCCGCTCCAGCAGCCCCGTGCGCCGCACCAGCGAGGAGACGCCGCTGGCCTGGTAGGCGCGCAGCGGCCCGCGCAGCAGCCCCAGCCTGCGCCGGTACGGGAACAGCGCGAAGATCGCCCCGCGCAGCGCCCGCTCGCCCGCGGTCCGCTCGTGCTCCCTCTCCACCCGGTGCCGGGTGGTGTCGATGAGCGCGTCGTAGGCCACCCCCGACGGGCAGGCGGACACGCACGCCAGGCAGCCCAGGCAGTTGTCGAAGTGCCCGACCGCGGTCTCGGTCAGCACGTCCTCGGTGTGCGTCTGCGCCATCAGGTGGATCCGCCCGCGCGGCGAGTCCATCTCCTGGCCCCACAGCACGTGGGTGGGACAGGTGGGCAGGCAGAAACCGCAGTGGACGCAGTCGTTGAGCAGATCGGAGAACAGCCGGTCGCGCTCGTCCGCGGTCGTCGGGTCGGTCACGGGCCCTCCCAGGGTGTTCGCACGTGTTCAGATGCCGCCCGCGAAGCGCCCGGGGGCCAGGCGGTGTCCGGGGTCGAGGGAGTCCTTGACCGCCCGCATCAGCGGGAGTCCGGGCACCTCGCCCCACAGGTCCACACCGGCGGCGTGGACGTGCGGTTCCGCGCGCAGCAGGGTCATCGTCCAGCCGGGCACCGAACGCACGCCGTCGAGCGCGGCCGCCACCTCGGCGGCTCCTGTGCCCGGCGGGAAGGACGCGTACAGCGCCCCCGCCCGGGCCGAGCCGGTGACGCCCGCGCCGGACAGCTCGTGCACCCGCACCGCGGCCCGGACGCTCTCGGCGGGCGGCACCGACACCAGGGCGAGCGTGCCCTCGGCGGGCAGCACGCCCCAGCCCTCGGGCAGGGCGTCGGCCACGTCGGGCTCCGCGCCGGCGGCCGCGGCGATCTCGGCCGTCCGCGCCCCGAGGCCGTCCGGGGTGCCCTCCAGCACCACCCGCAGGCTCGCCGAGGGCCAGTCCAGTTCGACCGCCGCGGGCGTCGCCGTGCACCCGCGCAGCGCCGTCAGCAGGCGCTCGGCGTGCTCCGCGTGGGACGCCGGGAGCGTCAGCACGCGCAGGGCCCGGGGGAGCGGGTGCAGGCGGAAGGCCACCGAGGCGATCACGCCCAGGGTGCCCAGGCCGCCGGTGTGCAGCTTGGCCAGGTCGTACCCGGCCACGTTCTTGACCACCCGGCCCCCGCTGCGCGCCACCACGCCGTCGGCGCGCACCACCGTCATCCCGATGACCAGGTCGCGCAGCGCCCCGGTGAGCAGGCGGCGCGGACCGCTCACGCCCGTGGCCACCATCCCGCCCACGGTGCCGCCCACGCGCACGGGGTCCGCCGACAGCCGCTGCCCGGCGGCGGCCAGCACGTCGTACAGTTCGGCCACGGGGGTCCCCGCGCCCACCTCCACCACCAGGTCGCCCGCGATGTGCTCGGTCCACGACAGGTCGGCGGTGTCCACGAGCAGGTCCAGCCCGCGCGGGAGACCGCCCCAGTCCAGGGCCGTGCCCCCGCCGCGCGCGACGACGGTCAGCCCCTCCCGGGCGGCGGACGCCATGACCCGGGCCAGGCCCCGGGTGTCGGCGGGACGCGCCACGCGTGCGGGGACCAGGCCGCCCACCGCGTCGGCGTCGGTCCCCTCCCGCAGGGCCCCGTCCCGGGCGTTCGGCCCCTCGACGAGCGTCACGCGTTCTCCCCCCGTGTTCGTGGTCCGTCCGCGCCTCAGAACTGCTCGGCCCTTCCCGCCTCCACCAGCGGGTGCACCCCCGTGCGCACCCCGGGCCGCTCACCGCACAGGCGCGGGGTGGGCAGCAGCTTGTCCGGGTTGGCGATCCCGTCCGGGTCCAGGGCCCGGCGGAACAGGTCGAAGGTGGCCAGGTCGTCGGGGCCGTACATGCGCGGCATCTTGCACGCCTTGTCCACGCCCACCCCGTGCTCGCCGGTGATGGAGCCGCCGTGCTCGATGCACAGGTCGAGGATGGCGCCGGAGACCTCCTCGGCCCGCTCCGCCGCGCCCGGCTCGGCGTCGTCGAAGAGCACGAGCGGGTGCAGGTTGCCGTCCCCGGCGTGGAAGACGTTGGCGACGCGGATGCCCGAGGCGGCCGACAGTTCGGTGATGCGCCGCAGCACCTCGGGCAGGGCCGTGCGCGGGACGACGCCGTCCTGGACGATGTAGGCGGGGCTGATCCGGCCGACGGCGGCGAAGGCCGACTTGCGGCCCTTCCAGATCCGGGCGCGTTCGTCGGCGTCGCTGGCGGTGCGGGTCTCGAAGGCGCCCGCCTCCGCGCACAGCCGGACGACCTCGGCGAGCTGGGCCTCGACCTCCGCGGCGGGCCCGTCCAGCTCCACGACCAGCACGGCCGCGGCGCCCGCGGGGTAGTCGCAGGCCACGGCCCTCTCGGCGGCCTCGATGGCCAGCGCGTCCATCATCTCCACGGCCGAGGGCAGCACCCCGGCGGAGATCATGGAGCTGACCGCACGGCCTCCCGCGTCCATCGAGGCGAACGCCGACAGCAGGGTGACGGTGCGTTCCGGCGACCGGGTGAGGCCGACGGTGATCCGGGTGGCCACGCCCAGGGTGCCCTCGGAGCCGACGAAGGCCCCGACGAGGTCGTAGCCGTGCGCGCCGGGGTTCTTGCCGCCCAGGCTCACCTGCTCGCCGGAGGGGGTGACGATGTCCAGGCCGCGCACGTGGTTGACGGTGAACCCGTACTTGAGGCAGTGGGCGCCGCCGGAGTTCTCGGCGACGTTGCCGCCCACGGAGCACACCTGCTGGCTGGAGGGGTCGGGCGCGTAGTAGTAGCCGTGGGGCGCGGCGGCGCGGGTGACGTCCAGGTTGGCCACACCGGGTTCGACGACCGCGCACTCGTTCTCGACGTCGATCTCCAGGACGCGGCGCATGCGCGAGGTGACCAGCAGGACGCCCTCGGTGTGGGGGAGCGCTCCCGCGGACAGGCCGGTGCCCGCGCCGCGCGGGACGAAGGGCACGCCGTTCTCGGCGCACAGGCGCACGACGGCGGCGACCTGGTCGGCGGTGGTGGGCAGCACCACGACGCCGGGAAGGGCGCGGTGGTGGGGCAGCCCGTCGCTCTCGTAGGTGCGGCGCTGGGCCGCGTCGGTGAGGACACCGTCCTCGCCGCAGATCCGGCGCAGCCGCGGGACGAGCCCGGCCACGGCCGCCTGCGCCGTATCGGTCTCGGACATGGGCGCCTCCCGGTTCCACCTGCGCGGACACGGACGGTCCCGCCCGCTGGCGGACGCGACCTCGCAAGGTGAACGTACGACTGCACCCCTCGCCTAGGCAAGGGGTGCAGTGGAAGTTGCCTTCCGTCTTATGAAATCAATGCCGGGCTACGGCATGCGCTCGTAGGCGGGCAGCGTCAGGAAGTCGACGTACTCGTCGGCCAGGGCCACCTCGGTGAACAGCTCGCCGGCCTGCTGGTACAGGTCCTCGTCGAAGTCCGCGCCCAGCTGTTCGCGGATGGCGGCGAGCTCCTCGTCGATGATCCCCCGGACCAGGTCGGCGGTGACCTTGGGGCCGTTGTCGAGCGTGATGTCGTTGTGCAGCCACTGCCAGACCTGGGAGCGCGAGATCTCGGCGGTCGCGGCGTCCTCCATGAGGTTGTGGATGGCCACCGCGCCGTTGCCGCCCATCCACGTCGCCAGGTACTGCAGGGCGACGTTGACGTTGCCGCGCAGGCCCGCGAGGGTGACGCCGCCCGGGGTCCTGTCCACGGCCAGCAGGTCCTCGGCCGAGACCTCGACCTCGGGGCGCTGCTTGTCGATCTGGTGGGGGCGCTCGCCCAGGACGCCGTCGAAGACCTCCATGGCCACCGGGACCAGACCCGGGTGGGCGACCCAGGAGCCGTCGAAGCCGTCGCCGGACTCGCGGGACTTGTCGTCGCGGACCTTGGCGAAGGCGGTCCTGTTGACCTCCTCGTCCCTGCGGGAGGGGATGAAGGCCGCCATGCCGCCGATGGCGTGGGCGCCGCGCTTGTGGCAGGTCTTGACCAGCAGTTCGGTGTAGGCGCGCATCATCGGCGCGGTCATCGTGACGGCGTTGCGCTCGGGCAGCAGGAACCTGCGGCCGCGGGTGCGGTGCGTCTTGATGATGCTGAACAGGTAGTCCCAGCGGCCCGCGTTGAGGCCCGCGGAGTGCTCGCGCAGCTCGTAGAGGATCTCCTCCATCTCGAACGCGGCCGGGATGGTCTCGATGAGGCAGGTCGCGCGGATGGTGCCGCGCGGGATGCCCAGGCGCTCCTGGGCCAGGACGAAGACGTCGTTCCACAGGCGCGCCTCGAGGTGGCTCTGCATCTTGGGCAGGTAGAAGTAGGGTCCCCTGCCCTTGTCGATCTGGCGCTGGGCGCAGTGGAAGAAGTAGAGGGCGAAGTCCAGCAGGCCGCCGCTGACGCGCTGGCCGTCCACGAGGACGTGCTTCTCGTCCAGGTGCCAGCCGCGCGGGCGCACGACGACGGTGGCGAGCTCGCCGTCCTCCTTCAGGGCGTAGGTCTTGCCCTGGGGGGAGGTGAAGTCGATGGTGCGGTCGAGGGCGTCGCGCAGGTTGAGCTGGCCCCCGATCATGTTCTCCCACAGCGGGGTGTTGGCGTCCTCGAAGTCGGCCAGCCACACCTTGGCGCCGGAGTTGAGCGCGTTGATGGTCATCTTGCGGTCGGTGGGGCCGGTGATCTCCACGCGGCGGTCCGTGATGCCCGGGGCGGGAGGGGCGACCCGCCAGCTGTCGTCCTCACGGATGTGCTTGGTCTCGGGGAGGAAGTCGAGGTCGGCCCCGGCCGAGATCTGCTCCTGCCTGGCCGCCCGGGCTTCGAGGAGCTCCTGGCGGCGCGCCTCGAAGGCGCGGTGCAGCTCGGCGACGAGGGCGAGGGCGTCCTCGGTGAGGATCTCGTCGAACCGTTCGTGGAGGGGGCCGGTGATCTCGACCCCGTGCGTGGCGCCCATGGAAAACCTTCCGCAATACGAAATAAGCTTTTGGTATGTGGAAAACGAAGCTACCGTCCGGTTCGCGGACGGTCAACGTCGCGCGTGTCTCACTGACCGGGGAGTTTCCCTGGTTGGGAAGGTCGCAAAAACTTCTCCCGCGACTTCGGCGCCCGTCGTCGGGACGGACACGGGATCCGGCCCCGATCCCGTGGAGTGTCGTGCCCGCCGTGCCCTGCGATAATTCAGGTGCCCTCGCGAAGGTGAGATGCCACCATCGACAGGGCGCCCGCCACCGCCCGGTCGCGGGAAGAATCGCGGCGGCGGCCACGTTGACCCACCTGGAGGGATATGAATACAGCTGACACCCGCGGAAGCGTCCACGACGGCCACGAGGCCGAGGACGCGTTCCGCGAGGCGATCACCGTCGGGGACGGGGTCGACGCACACGACGCGTCCCGCGAGGCCAAGGCCACCGGCGGCGACCGCTACGACGACCCGGACAACGCCCCCGACCAGGGCGAGATGGAACTCGCCGAGCGCCACGCGCTGCGCCGGGTTCCGGGACTGTCCACCGAACTCACCGACGTCACCGAGGTCGAGTACCGCTCCCTGAGGCTGGAGCGCGTCATCCTCATCGGCGTGTGGACCAGCGGCTCACAGGCCGACGCGGACAACTCGCTCACCGAGCTCGCCGCCCTGTCCGAGACCGCGGGCGCGCTCGTGCTGGAGGGGGTCACCCAGCGTCGGTCCAAGCCCGACCCCGCCACCTACGTCGGCAAGGGCAAGGCCGCCGAGCTGCGCGACATCGTGGAGGCCACCGGCGCCGACACCGTGATCTGCGACGGGGAACTCACCCCCGGCCAGCTGCGCCAGCTGGAGGACGTGGTCAAGGTCAAGGTGATCGACCGCACGGCCCTGATCCTGGACATCTTCGCCCAGCACGCGCGCAGCAGCGAGGGCAAGGCCCAGGTCGAACTCGCCCAGCTCAGCTACCTGCTGCCGCGACTGCGCGGCTGGGGTGACGCCCTGTCCCGTCAGGCGGGCGGCTCCGGCGGCGGTGGCGCGGGCGGCGGCGTGGGCCTGCGCGGCCCGGGTGAGACCAAGATCGAGACCGACCGCCGGCGCATCAACGACAAGATGGCCAAGCTGCGCCGCCAGCTCGCCCACATGCGCACCGCCCGCGACGTCAAGCGCGACGTCCGGCGCACCCGCTCGGTGCCGTCCGTGGCCATCGCCGGGTACACCAACGCGGGCAAGTCGAGCCTGCTCAACCGGCTGACCGGCGCCGGAGTCCTGGTCGAGAACGCCCTGTTCGCCACCCTGGACCCGACCGTGCGCCAGGCCCGCACGCCCGACGGCCGCGGGTTCACGCTCAGCGACACCGTCGGCTTCGTCCGGCACCTGCCGCACCAGCTCGTGGAGGCCTTCCGCTCCACCCTGGAGGAGGTCGCCGACTCCGACCTGGTCCTGCACGTGGTCGACGGGTCCCACCCCGACCCCGAGAGCCAGATCAGCGCGGTCCGGCACGTCTTCGCCGACATCGACGCCGGTGACGTGCCCGAGCTCATCGTGGTCAACAAGGTGGACGCCGCCGACCCCGACGTGCTCAAGGCGCTGCGCACCCGCTACCCGGACATGGTCGAGGTGTCGGCCCGTACCGGCGAGGGCGTTCCCGCGCTGGTGGAGGCGGTCGCCGCGGCGCTGCCCGAGCTGGCGCACGAGGTGCGGGCGCTCGTCCCGTACTCGCGGGGCGACCTCATCGCCCGGATCCACGAGGAGGGGCGCATCCTCAGCGAGGAGCACACCGCCGAGGGCACGGCGATCCACGCCTTCGTGCCGGCCCTGCTCGCGGGCAGACTCGACGAGTACACGCCCAGCACGGCCTGAGGCACGCGCGGTCCGCCGCGCACGGCCGGGGCGCTCCCCACGGGGCGCCCCGGCCTCGCCGTGTCCGGGGGCGGGTCCCGACGGCGCACGAACGCGCCCCGGTGAGGCGGGCACACGCGAACACCCAGCTCACCGAGGTCGCCGGTGGCACCGATCACCCGGTGTGCCCGTGACCTTTGTTGGGAGGGCGTCCTATTAGTCCTCCCGGGGAGGTGTACACGGAGTCCGCGGATGGACTACGGTTTTGGAGCACTGGCCGACAGTGGCTGCTGTCCCGCGACAGCCGACCCCTCTGCCACTGTCACGGCACCGCGGCGGCCGCAGGCCGCTCCCCACCGGCTCTGTCGGACCGCTCCAGATACGAGGTCGCCATGTCCGCCCGTGTATCCCACGACCGTGTCCCGCAGCCGCACCGGCGGACCTGACCGGCGAGGGCGGACGACCCCATGACGGCGGTACTCCTCAGCAACATCGGTCGGCTGTGGACCGGGAGCGAGCTGATCACCAAGGCCGCGCTCCTGATGGACGACGACCGGGTGGCCTGGGTCGGGCCCGCCGCCGAGCTCCCCCAGAGCATTCCGGGCGTGGTGGACGACCTCACCGACGTCGACGACGTCGTCAACATCGGCGGCGGCATGATCACCCCGGGGCTGATCGACGCCCACTGCCACCCGGTGTACGCGGGGGACCGCTACGCCGAGGTCAACATGTGGGCCAAGGGCGCCTCCAAGGGGGACATCTTCGCGGCCGGGGGCGGTGTCTCCACCACCGTCACCATCACCCGGGGTACCGATCCCTGGACCCTGTGCAACGCGGTCCGCGAACGGCTCCGGCACTGGGTGCTGACCGGCACCACCACCGTGGAGGCCAAGACCGGCTACCACCTGACCAGGGACGGCGAACTGGCCGACGTGCGCCTGCTGCGCTCCCTGGAGGAGGAGCCGGGCATGCCGCGCCTGCACGTCACCTTCTTCCCCGCGCACGGGGTGCCGCCCGAGTTCTTCGGCAGACCCAGGGA is drawn from Nocardiopsis dassonvillei subsp. dassonvillei DSM 43111 and contains these coding sequences:
- a CDS encoding FAD-binding oxidoreductase; translation: MTLVEGPNARDGALREGTDADAVGGLVPARVARPADTRGLARVMASAAREGLTVVARGGGTALDWGGLPRGLDLLVDTADLSWTEHIAGDLVVEVGAGTPVAELYDVLAAAGQRLSADPVRVGGTVGGMVATGVSGPRRLLTGALRDLVIGMTVVRADGVVARSGGRVVKNVAGYDLAKLHTGGLGTLGVIASVAFRLHPLPRALRVLTLPASHAEHAERLLTALRGCTATPAAVELDWPSASLRVVLEGTPDGLGARTAEIAAAAGAEPDVADALPEGWGVLPAEGTLALVSVPPAESVRAAVRVHELSGAGVTGSARAGALYASFPPGTGAAEVAAALDGVRSVPGWTMTLLRAEPHVHAAGVDLWGEVPGLPLMRAVKDSLDPGHRLAPGRFAGGI
- a CDS encoding FAD-linked oxidase C-terminal domain-containing protein; translated protein: MSETDTAQAAVAGLVPRLRRICGEDGVLTDAAQRRTYESDGLPHHRALPGVVVLPTTADQVAAVVRLCAENGVPFVPRGAGTGLSAGALPHTEGVLLVTSRMRRVLEIDVENECAVVEPGVANLDVTRAAAPHGYYYAPDPSSQQVCSVGGNVAENSGGAHCLKYGFTVNHVRGLDIVTPSGEQVSLGGKNPGAHGYDLVGAFVGSEGTLGVATRITVGLTRSPERTVTLLSAFASMDAGGRAVSSMISAGVLPSAVEMMDALAIEAAERAVACDYPAGAAAVLVVELDGPAAEVEAQLAEVVRLCAEAGAFETRTASDADERARIWKGRKSAFAAVGRISPAYIVQDGVVPRTALPEVLRRITELSAASGIRVANVFHAGDGNLHPLVLFDDAEPGAAERAEEVSGAILDLCIEHGGSITGEHGVGVDKACKMPRMYGPDDLATFDLFRRALDPDGIANPDKLLPTPRLCGERPGVRTGVHPLVEAGRAEQF
- the aceB gene encoding malate synthase A, which gives rise to MGATHGVEITGPLHERFDEILTEDALALVAELHRAFEARRQELLEARAARQEQISAGADLDFLPETKHIREDDSWRVAPPAPGITDRRVEITGPTDRKMTINALNSGAKVWLADFEDANTPLWENMIGGQLNLRDALDRTIDFTSPQGKTYALKEDGELATVVVRPRGWHLDEKHVLVDGQRVSGGLLDFALYFFHCAQRQIDKGRGPYFYLPKMQSHLEARLWNDVFVLAQERLGIPRGTIRATCLIETIPAAFEMEEILYELREHSAGLNAGRWDYLFSIIKTHRTRGRRFLLPERNAVTMTAPMMRAYTELLVKTCHKRGAHAIGGMAAFIPSRRDEEVNRTAFAKVRDDKSRESGDGFDGSWVAHPGLVPVAMEVFDGVLGERPHQIDKQRPEVEVSAEDLLAVDRTPGGVTLAGLRGNVNVALQYLATWMGGNGAVAIHNLMEDAATAEISRSQVWQWLHNDITLDNGPKVTADLVRGIIDEELAAIREQLGADFDEDLYQQAGELFTEVALADEYVDFLTLPAYERMP
- the hflX gene encoding GTPase HflX, with amino-acid sequence MNTADTRGSVHDGHEAEDAFREAITVGDGVDAHDASREAKATGGDRYDDPDNAPDQGEMELAERHALRRVPGLSTELTDVTEVEYRSLRLERVILIGVWTSGSQADADNSLTELAALSETAGALVLEGVTQRRSKPDPATYVGKGKAAELRDIVEATGADTVICDGELTPGQLRQLEDVVKVKVIDRTALILDIFAQHARSSEGKAQVELAQLSYLLPRLRGWGDALSRQAGGSGGGGAGGGVGLRGPGETKIETDRRRINDKMAKLRRQLAHMRTARDVKRDVRRTRSVPSVAIAGYTNAGKSSLLNRLTGAGVLVENALFATLDPTVRQARTPDGRGFTLSDTVGFVRHLPHQLVEAFRSTLEEVADSDLVLHVVDGSHPDPESQISAVRHVFADIDAGDVPELIVVNKVDAADPDVLKALRTRYPDMVEVSARTGEGVPALVEAVAAALPELAHEVRALVPYSRGDLIARIHEEGRILSEEHTAEGTAIHAFVPALLAGRLDEYTPSTA